The proteins below are encoded in one region of Campylobacter helveticus:
- a CDS encoding NuoB/complex I 20 kDa subunit family protein yields MAEHQVNYASGLPVVLTSVDKLVQWGRSNSLWALSYGLACCAIEMMAAGGSRYDFDRFGTIFRASPRHSEVMIIAGTLCKKHAEFTRRLYDMMPEPKWVISMGSCANTGGMFNTYSTVQGVDRIIPVDIYVPGCAPRPESFQFALMILQKKIRKEKASRKIAPKRLI; encoded by the coding sequence ATGGCAGAGCATCAAGTAAATTATGCTAGTGGTTTGCCTGTGGTTTTAACAAGTGTTGATAAGCTTGTGCAGTGGGGTAGGAGCAATTCTTTGTGGGCGTTATCTTATGGCTTGGCTTGTTGTGCGATTGAGATGATGGCAGCTGGGGGTTCAAGATATGATTTTGATAGATTTGGGACGATTTTTAGAGCCTCTCCGCGTCATAGTGAAGTGATGATAATCGCAGGGACGCTATGTAAAAAACACGCCGAATTTACACGCCGCCTTTATGATATGATGCCTGAGCCTAAGTGGGTCATTTCTATGGGAAGTTGCGCTAATACAGGTGGTATGTTTAATACCTATTCCACCGTGCAGGGTGTTGATAGGATTATACCTGTTGATATTTATGTGCCAGGTTGTGCGCCTCGTCCTGAGAGTTTTCAATTTGCTTTGATGATTTTGCAGAAAAAAATTCGCAAGGAAAAAGCTTCGCGTAAAATCGCTCCAAAAAGGTTGATTTGA
- a CDS encoding NADH-quinone oxidoreductase subunit C gives MMRKYTDKKNAQLKNYYEDRFYHAPHTKKLPVEESAFKDYEVLLKKELELKSSFVELDFWVLEIQKEDNVKALTLLKGLGFEVFTEASAVDFVASKKGFVVFYQLLNLKQKLRVRVKTFVSVKERLQSVVHIFKGANWSEREIYDMFGIFIVGHPNLKRLLMPDDWFGHPFLKSYPLQGDEFAKWYEIDKIFGKEYREVVGEEQRDSGYANDKDTLNFARLYHETQKGEEPKKERAKQEYQEEGGVSFVKKIRRDEAKILEKRR, from the coding sequence TTGATGAGAAAATACACAGATAAAAAAAATGCACAATTAAAAAATTATTACGAAGATAGGTTTTACCACGCTCCGCATACGAAAAAATTGCCTGTGGAGGAGAGTGCTTTTAAAGATTATGAGGTTTTGCTTAAAAAGGAACTTGAGCTTAAGAGTTCTTTTGTGGAGCTTGATTTTTGGGTGCTAGAAATTCAAAAAGAGGACAATGTCAAGGCTTTAACCTTGCTTAAAGGCTTAGGATTTGAAGTTTTCACGGAGGCTAGTGCTGTGGATTTTGTCGCTTCAAAAAAGGGTTTTGTGGTATTTTATCAGCTTTTAAATTTAAAGCAAAAATTAAGAGTGAGGGTAAAAACTTTTGTCAGTGTAAAAGAGCGTTTGCAGAGTGTGGTTCATATTTTTAAAGGGGCTAATTGGAGCGAGAGAGAAATTTATGATATGTTTGGCATTTTTATCGTTGGACACCCAAATTTAAAGCGACTTTTAATGCCCGATGATTGGTTTGGGCATCCTTTTTTAAAGAGCTATCCTTTACAAGGTGATGAATTCGCAAAATGGTATGAGATAGATAAAATTTTTGGGAAAGAATATCGCGAAGTGGTGGGCGAAGAACAAAGAGATTCTGGCTACGCAAATGACAAAGATACGCTTAATTTTGCAAGACTTTACCACGAAACACAAAAGGGCGAAGAGCCTAAAAAAGAAAGGGCTAAGCAAGAATACCAAGAAGAAGGCGGTGTGTCTTTTGTTAAAAAGATAAGGCGCGATGAAGCAAAAATTTTAGAAAAAAGGCGTTAA
- the nuoH gene encoding NADH-quinone oxidoreductase subunit NuoH, whose product MSELGFFILESLIKCLFVLAIFATLAGFATYAERKVLAYFQRRIGPDMVGPFGLVQLVADMIKLFTKEDIIPSNSQKLIFAIAPLIAAICAFVSLAAIPMLPEFTLFGHTIRPIIADINVALLFVIGTSGLCFYAIFLGGLASNNKYSIIGGARALVAIISYESVGALALVAVVMLVGSFSLIEINNYQSDGILSWLIFKQPLAFVLFVIALFIETNRTPLCLTENEADIVSGYGTEYSGLRWGMFFIGEYASMIAGAILITLLFLGGFNDFYFIPGWIMMILKSSFIFFWYFWARAAFPQLRPDQVMRMCYLILIPLAVLNLLITALFVLL is encoded by the coding sequence ATGAGTGAGCTGGGTTTTTTTATTTTGGAAAGCTTGATTAAGTGCCTTTTTGTTTTGGCTATTTTTGCGACTTTAGCGGGTTTTGCAACTTATGCCGAAAGAAAGGTGTTGGCGTATTTTCAAAGACGCATTGGGCCTGATATGGTGGGTCCTTTTGGACTTGTTCAGCTTGTTGCGGATATGATAAAGCTTTTTACAAAAGAGGATATTATCCCCTCAAATTCACAAAAACTCATTTTTGCTATCGCCCCTTTAATAGCCGCTATTTGTGCATTTGTTTCTTTGGCGGCGATTCCTATGCTTCCAGAATTCACACTTTTTGGACACACTATTCGTCCTATTATTGCGGATATTAATGTCGCCTTGCTTTTTGTTATCGGCACTTCGGGGCTTTGCTTTTATGCGATATTTTTAGGTGGTTTAGCGAGTAATAATAAATATTCCATCATAGGTGGAGCTAGGGCTTTGGTGGCAATTATTTCTTATGAAAGTGTGGGAGCTTTGGCTTTGGTGGCTGTGGTGATGTTGGTCGGTTCTTTTTCGTTGATTGAAATTAATAATTATCAAAGTGATGGCATTTTATCTTGGCTTATTTTTAAGCAGCCTCTTGCTTTTGTGCTTTTCGTCATCGCTCTTTTTATAGAGACAAATCGCACTCCGCTTTGTTTGACGGAAAATGAGGCTGATATTGTTTCAGGTTATGGGACGGAGTATTCCGGACTTCGCTGGGGTATGTTTTTTATAGGAGAATATGCCTCGATGATAGCTGGAGCTATTTTAATCACACTTTTATTTTTAGGGGGATTTAATGATTTTTATTTTATCCCCGGATGGATTATGATGATTTTAAAGTCGAGCTTCATTTTCTTTTGGTATTTTTGGGCTAGGGCGGCTTTTCCGCAGTTGCGTCCTGACCAAGTGATGAGAATGTGCTATTTAATTCTCATTCCTTTAGCGGTTCTAAATTTATTAATAACCGCTTTATTCGTGCTTTTATAG
- a CDS encoding NADH-quinone oxidoreductase subunit G: protein MRVKINGIECDFNEGETILNIARKNDIFIPAICYLSGCSATLACRMCMVEADGKKVYACNTKAKDGMVVESDLQNLWDERNEIMQAYCINHPLQCGVCDKSGECELQNFTHKARVNTQKHWIQDTHKPHKEWGFINYDPALCIVCERCVTVCKDKIGESALKTTPRGGATVDASFKESMGKDAYAIWTKFQKSLIAPVAGERLDCSFCGECASVCPTGALIGAKFQYTSNIWELKRIPASNPHSSDCELLYYDIKQSGIAVQKPKIYRVSNDFSFATLNKAARYGFDTQNEAFKDEKAFKVLCEKIQNGVIKNIKFNSFITNEEAFILQNLKKKFNLNLLNDEALKFKEFLEEFIQNAGEFYSASSEDIVKSDFIVVAGMALRYDAPSLSYKINNALVMNKGSGLYFHLFKDKGVEKYSKNFLSFTHKSGEEEQILYYLLQKFSTDELIKERLKGFFVEEEKEIEESINEEVSEFVTEKNEEGEEIQKEVKKSVVKKVKKTILVNRSIFAKNLGFDEDKVEDLLLKKTRFTLVVGSDFYFSKKAKKLAKLLALIQKTTPFQIFLNPTHTNTLGVALLCDLDKEAQSGEILGYNEKGDFSFSYEEHCDLASASLNQQEGTFLNYDKRVVPTNVALEFGGYFLNDVANALGFDEEYTIDYTQKFPINKGFSPIAFDNLDNFYTNGGENKRGYVLNVSCYEKTPNLNYEEPEFNALDIKDEILLYSANPSYQFGRFSNRASALNEVIFLGLSEDLALKFGVKDKDLIKLKVKDKALSLSVRVDKDLVGAAYLPYFDEKIDTLSFFEERVLKASLEKIGGSDE, encoded by the coding sequence ATGAGGGTAAAAATTAATGGCATAGAATGCGATTTTAATGAGGGTGAAACAATTTTAAATATCGCAAGAAAAAATGATATTTTTATCCCTGCCATTTGTTATCTTTCAGGTTGTAGTGCAACTTTAGCTTGTAGAATGTGTATGGTGGAAGCCGATGGTAAAAAGGTTTATGCCTGTAACACTAAGGCTAAAGATGGTATGGTTGTGGAGAGTGATTTGCAAAATCTTTGGGATGAGAGAAATGAAATTATGCAAGCATACTGCATTAATCACCCTTTGCAATGTGGTGTTTGTGATAAGTCCGGAGAATGTGAGCTTCAAAATTTTACACACAAAGCAAGGGTAAATACTCAAAAACACTGGATACAAGATACGCACAAGCCTCATAAAGAATGGGGCTTTATTAATTATGACCCTGCGCTTTGCATTGTTTGTGAGCGTTGTGTAACTGTGTGTAAAGATAAGATAGGTGAGAGTGCCTTAAAAACAACTCCAAGAGGTGGGGCGACTGTGGATGCGAGTTTTAAGGAAAGTATGGGAAAAGACGCTTATGCGATTTGGACAAAATTTCAAAAAAGTTTAATTGCTCCAGTGGCAGGAGAAAGGCTTGATTGTTCTTTTTGCGGGGAATGCGCGAGCGTGTGTCCTACAGGAGCTTTAATAGGGGCTAAATTTCAATACACTTCAAACATTTGGGAGCTTAAAAGAATTCCCGCTTCAAATCCACATTCAAGTGATTGCGAATTGCTTTATTATGACATTAAGCAAAGCGGTATAGCTGTGCAAAAGCCTAAAATTTATAGGGTGAGCAACGACTTTTCTTTTGCGACTTTAAACAAGGCTGCAAGATATGGGTTTGATACCCAAAATGAAGCTTTTAAAGACGAAAAGGCTTTTAAAGTGTTGTGCGAAAAAATTCAAAATGGTGTGATTAAAAATATTAAATTTAATAGTTTCATCACAAATGAGGAAGCTTTCATTTTGCAAAATTTAAAGAAAAAATTTAATCTTAATTTATTAAACGATGAAGCGTTGAAATTTAAGGAATTTTTGGAGGAATTTATACAAAATGCGGGTGAATTTTATAGTGCTAGTAGTGAAGATATTGTAAAGAGTGATTTTATCGTGGTAGCTGGAATGGCGTTGCGTTATGATGCACCAAGCTTAAGTTATAAAATTAATAATGCTTTAGTGATGAATAAGGGTTCGGGACTTTATTTTCATCTTTTCAAAGATAAGGGCGTGGAGAAATATTCTAAAAATTTTCTTTCCTTTACGCACAAAAGTGGAGAAGAAGAGCAAATTCTTTACTATTTGCTTCAAAAATTTAGCACAGATGAGCTGATAAAAGAGCGTTTAAAAGGTTTTTTTGTCGAAGAGGAAAAGGAAATTGAAGAAAGTATAAATGAGGAAGTGAGTGAATTTGTAACTGAAAAAAATGAAGAGGGCGAAGAAATTCAAAAAGAAGTAAAGAAAAGTGTGGTAAAAAAAGTTAAAAAAACTATCCTTGTAAATCGTAGTATTTTTGCCAAAAATTTGGGATTTGATGAGGATAAGGTGGAGGATTTATTACTAAAGAAAACGCGTTTTACTCTTGTGGTTGGGAGCGATTTTTATTTTAGTAAAAAAGCAAAAAAACTTGCCAAATTACTTGCTCTCATTCAAAAAACAACGCCTTTTCAAATTTTCTTAAATCCTACGCACACAAATACTTTGGGTGTAGCTTTGCTATGCGATTTAGATAAAGAGGCACAAAGTGGCGAAATTCTAGGCTATAACGAAAAGGGAGATTTTAGTTTTTCTTATGAAGAACATTGTGATTTGGCGAGTGCAAGTTTAAATCAGCAAGAAGGCACTTTTTTAAATTACGATAAAAGAGTTGTGCCGACAAATGTTGCTTTAGAATTTGGGGGCTATTTTTTAAACGATGTGGCAAATGCTTTAGGATTTGATGAGGAATATACCATTGATTATACGCAAAAATTTCCTATAAATAAGGGTTTTTCTCCCATTGCTTTTGATAATTTAGATAATTTTTATACAAATGGTGGAGAAAATAAAAGAGGTTATGTGCTTAATGTATCTTGCTATGAAAAAACACCAAATTTAAATTACGAAGAGCCAGAATTTAATGCTTTGGATATTAAAGATGAAATTTTGCTTTATAGTGCAAATCCTAGTTATCAATTTGGGCGTTTTTCTAATAGAGCAAGTGCTTTAAATGAGGTGATTTTTTTAGGGCTTAGTGAAGATTTAGCACTTAAATTTGGTGTTAAGGATAAGGATTTGATTAAGCTTAAAGTAAAAGATAAGGCGTTAAGTTTAAGTGTAAGGGTGGATAAGGATTTGGTTGGAGCGGCTTATTTGCCTTATTTTGATGAAAAGATAGACACTTTAAGCTTTTTTGAAGAAAGAGTTTTGAAAGCAAGTTTGGAGAAAATAGGGGGAAGCGATGAGTGA
- the nuoD gene encoding NADH dehydrogenase (quinone) subunit D, which yields MQIPSKLKPYYENIAFEREDSKMIINLGPQHPSAHGNLRLILELDGEQVVKARPCIGYMHRGMEKMAENMIYQEFIPTTDRMDYIAASANNYAYCAAVEKLCGLEIPRRAAVIRMILLELNRIASHLLWLATHALDIGAMSVFLYCFREREYVLDLIERYCGARLTHSSMRIGGVMLDLPEGFLEELLAFCAKFPNDVKDYEALLDDNRIWRLRTENVGVVSKEQAMNWGCSGVMLRGSGVCYDIRKEEPYLLYDEVEFGVPYATQGDSYARYKVYMQEFRESLKILTQCARLYKDTPPEILANHPEYVSASKEQIMTQNYSLMQHFVLITQGLKPPKGEVYVPTESPKGELGFFIHSDGTSRPYRLKARTPSFWHCAFFEEMLVGSYLADVVAIMGNVNIVLGEIDR from the coding sequence ATGCAAATTCCTAGTAAATTAAAACCCTATTATGAAAATATCGCCTTTGAAAGAGAGGATTCTAAGATGATTATCAATCTTGGTCCTCAGCACCCATCAGCTCACGGGAATTTAAGACTTATCTTAGAGCTTGATGGAGAGCAAGTCGTAAAGGCGCGTCCGTGCATAGGCTATATGCACCGCGGTATGGAGAAAATGGCTGAAAATATGATTTATCAAGAATTTATCCCTACAACGGATAGAATGGATTATATCGCGGCTTCGGCAAATAATTATGCGTATTGTGCGGCAGTAGAAAAGCTTTGTGGGCTTGAAATTCCACGCCGTGCGGCTGTGATTAGAATGATACTTTTAGAGCTTAATAGAATTGCTTCGCATTTGCTTTGGCTCGCAACTCACGCTTTGGATATTGGGGCGATGAGTGTATTTTTATATTGTTTTAGAGAGCGTGAATATGTGCTTGATTTGATAGAAAGGTATTGTGGGGCAAGATTAACCCATTCTTCAATGCGTATAGGTGGAGTAATGCTTGATTTGCCTGAGGGCTTTTTAGAAGAACTTTTAGCCTTTTGTGCGAAATTTCCAAATGATGTGAAAGATTATGAAGCGCTTTTAGATGATAATCGAATTTGGCGTTTGAGAACCGAGAATGTAGGCGTTGTGAGTAAAGAACAGGCGATGAATTGGGGCTGTTCCGGCGTGATGTTAAGAGGAAGTGGGGTGTGCTATGATATCCGTAAGGAAGAGCCTTATTTGCTTTATGATGAGGTTGAGTTTGGTGTGCCTTATGCGACGCAGGGCGATTCTTATGCAAGATATAAAGTCTATATGCAAGAATTTAGAGAGAGTCTTAAAATTTTAACGCAGTGCGCTAGACTTTATAAGGACACTCCGCCAGAAATTTTGGCAAACCACCCTGAGTATGTGAGTGCTTCAAAAGAGCAAATTATGACTCAAAACTATTCTTTGATGCAGCATTTTGTCCTTATCACTCAGGGGCTTAAGCCTCCAAAAGGTGAGGTTTATGTGCCGACTGAAAGTCCTAAAGGTGAGCTTGGCTTTTTTATCCATAGTGATGGCACAAGTCGTCCTTATAGGCTTAAGGCTAGGACTCCAAGTTTTTGGCATTGTGCATTTTTTGAGGAAATGCTTGTGGGGAGCTATTTGGCTGATGTGGTGGCAATTATGGGAAATGTAAATATCGTTTTGGGTGAAATTGACAGATGA
- a CDS encoding ABC transporter ATP-binding protein, translating to MFEVRNLAKNYTIKRHWYLKEEQKEIFKNINFSFNLGENLLICGESGAGKSTLARVLCGLEKPSFGEVFYEGKNLHLGENLHFKKAVQYVFQDQKLALNPYRKIKSLINDVWENFALKKDENFLKELLKNLSLKEELLALKSTQLSGGEASRIGLLRAFLLSPKILILDELTSALDILNALKIIKFLKEYQENHAISYIFITHQEEFFKDFAYKKIII from the coding sequence ATGTTTGAGGTAAGAAATTTAGCTAAAAATTACACGATAAAAAGACACTGGTATCTTAAAGAAGAGCAAAAAGAAATCTTTAAAAATATCAATTTTTCTTTTAATTTGGGTGAAAATTTGCTTATTTGCGGTGAAAGCGGAGCTGGTAAAAGCACTTTAGCTAGGGTGCTTTGTGGTTTAGAAAAGCCAAGTTTTGGGGAGGTTTTTTATGAAGGGAAAAATTTACATTTAGGAGAAAATTTGCACTTTAAAAAAGCGGTGCAATATGTCTTTCAAGACCAAAAACTCGCTCTTAATCCTTATAGAAAAATCAAAAGCCTTATTAATGATGTATGGGAAAATTTTGCCTTAAAAAAAGATGAAAACTTTTTAAAAGAGCTTTTGAAGAATTTAAGTTTAAAGGAAGAATTGCTTGCGTTAAAATCAACGCAATTAAGCGGTGGAGAAGCTAGTAGAATAGGACTTTTAAGGGCTTTTTTGCTAAGCCCAAAAATTTTAATTTTAGATGAGCTAACGAGTGCTTTGGATATTTTAAATGCTTTAAAAATAATTAAGTTTTTAAAAGAATATCAAGAAAATCACGCCATTTCTTACATTTTTATCACACATCAAGAGGAATTTTTTAAAGATTTTGCGTATAAAAAAATTATCATTTAA
- a CDS encoding NADH dehydrogenase has product MKALCFVNMLSLKNKALCESLRDSVNISCLEDKAFKARFYKCEIESASFVLALLCKLYKPLEFEALDEGYLSAESCFGEDEALEVLDFLKDCEALIFDEGLKKHKDYENIKYFLNFLSKEFGLELLDSKGVKCEFKDVILKELKELDNYDGLVLFNAPLKDKLLHASRQFLLVAKCQNEALVELEGKNLKIETKIVLDENLQGTIAFLNYENTNEDFVKIRLKELQ; this is encoded by the coding sequence ATGAAAGCGCTTTGTTTTGTTAATATGCTTTCTTTGAAAAATAAAGCTTTATGTGAAAGCTTAAGGGATAGTGTTAATATTTCTTGCCTTGAAGATAAGGCTTTTAAAGCGAGATTTTATAAATGTGAAATTGAAAGTGCGAGTTTTGTTTTGGCTCTTCTTTGTAAGCTTTATAAGCCTTTAGAATTTGAAGCTTTAGATGAGGGATATTTGAGTGCTGAGTCTTGCTTTGGGGAAGATGAGGCTTTGGAGGTGCTTGATTTTCTTAAAGATTGTGAGGCTTTGATTTTTGATGAGGGTTTAAAAAAACACAAGGATTATGAAAATATTAAATATTTTTTAAATTTCTTAAGTAAGGAATTTGGTTTGGAGCTTTTGGATAGCAAGGGCGTAAAATGTGAATTTAAAGATGTGATTTTAAAAGAATTAAAAGAGCTTGATAATTATGATGGTTTAGTGCTTTTTAATGCGCCTTTAAAAGATAAATTGCTTCACGCTTCAAGGCAATTTTTACTTGTGGCTAAGTGTCAAAATGAAGCTTTGGTCGAGCTTGAAGGTAAAAATTTAAAGATAGAAACAAAGATTGTTTTGGATGAAAATTTGCAAGGGACTATTGCTTTTTTAAATTATGAAAATACAAATGAGGATTTTGTAAAAATTAGGCTAAAGGAACTACAATGA
- a CDS encoding NAD(P)H-quinone oxidoreductase subunit 3, which translates to MTHMSVAHPYLGIFIMLVLASVIFFGLVFLASKIGNNFAAKNRKKLGLGIYECGPIPVKQANKINSQFFIFALIFILLDIEVVFLFPWALIFKDLGWFGLLEIIIFLALLAVGFLYAYKKGGFRWQSIK; encoded by the coding sequence ATGACTCATATGAGTGTGGCGCATCCTTATTTGGGTATTTTTATTATGCTAGTTCTTGCTAGTGTCATTTTTTTTGGTTTAGTGTTTTTGGCTTCAAAAATCGGCAATAATTTTGCCGCAAAGAACCGCAAAAAGCTAGGACTTGGAATTTATGAGTGTGGTCCTATCCCCGTTAAACAAGCAAATAAAATTAATTCTCAATTTTTCATCTTCGCTTTGATTTTTATTTTGCTTGATATTGAGGTGGTGTTTTTGTTTCCTTGGGCGTTGATTTTTAAAGATTTGGGCTGGTTTGGACTTTTGGAGATTATTATTTTTCTTGCACTTTTGGCGGTGGGATTTTTATACGCATACAAAAAAGGAGGCTTTAGATGGCAGAGCATCAAGTAA
- a CDS encoding NADH-ubiquinone oxidoreductase subunit E family protein, with protein MRRVDLRKSKDLFEDLALLLQEAKQGEVLVVLFEIGDFSPVERSFAFVKEQNCELLNSLKFNEVDWSIVIKKVKI; from the coding sequence ATGAGACGGGTGGATTTAAGGAAAAGCAAGGATTTGTTTGAAGATTTGGCTCTTTTGCTTCAAGAGGCTAAACAGGGTGAAGTTTTGGTTGTGCTTTTTGAGATAGGAGATTTTAGCCCTGTTGAAAGAAGTTTTGCTTTTGTTAAGGAGCAAAATTGTGAGCTTTTAAATTCCTTGAAATTTAATGAGGTGGATTGGAGTATAGTGATAAAAAAGGTGAAAATATGA